In one window of Tumebacillus algifaecis DNA:
- a CDS encoding polysaccharide biosynthesis tyrosine autokinase, whose translation MLGYLWRKYFTAVKKRIGLLILIVAFAVGTSTYLSVFVVTPTYKATASLLVNTDPTISSEYLLNEVLTNQKVIKTYNEIIKSHLVLQEVIAKLSLQLKPEELGKLVKVVNNADSSVFTITVNYPNQEEAIKIANELAGVFTLKVGQLMQVDNVVMIDRATMDKSSKVSPNITMNVAIALILSTMAAVGAFGLREYLDSTIKSREEIKFETGLATIGELGTWKPKRRWFRLRKNADSTSDLSLLKMEPTKRNRRVVESYLHLYRNLLPVLTMEDVRTIVVTSTHEQEGKSTILTHLGILMAQNGHGVLMIDANAEHPTLHGIMPGEGEEGLCDLLLGTVTADQAIRPSVIAGLDVLPLGKASLGALRKFAEGGLDHMLPDLRERYDIILIDSGAISSSLLPNTLAKSADGVLFVFRSGKVAREEGAVAVAGLRQSDAKILGAVLNKNEGKPGRPPFLLERVLQKDIELNRA comes from the coding sequence ATGTTAGGCTATTTGTGGAGAAAATATTTCACGGCAGTCAAGAAGCGCATCGGGCTCTTGATCCTGATCGTCGCTTTTGCAGTCGGCACTTCCACCTATTTGAGCGTGTTCGTGGTGACGCCGACGTACAAAGCGACCGCATCGCTGTTGGTCAACACCGACCCGACAATCTCGAGCGAATACTTGCTCAATGAAGTGTTGACCAACCAAAAAGTGATCAAAACATATAACGAGATCATCAAAAGCCATCTGGTGTTGCAAGAGGTGATCGCGAAGCTCAGCCTGCAATTAAAACCGGAGGAATTGGGCAAGTTGGTCAAAGTGGTCAATAACGCAGACTCATCCGTCTTTACGATCACCGTCAACTATCCGAACCAAGAAGAGGCGATCAAAATCGCTAACGAATTGGCGGGTGTGTTTACCTTAAAAGTCGGCCAGTTGATGCAAGTGGACAATGTGGTGATGATCGACCGAGCCACAATGGATAAATCATCAAAAGTGTCGCCCAACATCACGATGAATGTCGCCATCGCGCTGATTCTTTCGACGATGGCTGCGGTCGGAGCGTTCGGTCTGCGCGAATATTTGGATTCGACGATTAAAAGCCGAGAAGAGATCAAATTTGAGACGGGCTTGGCTACGATCGGAGAGCTCGGGACGTGGAAGCCGAAACGGCGCTGGTTCCGCTTGCGGAAGAACGCCGATTCGACGAGTGACCTGTCGCTCTTGAAAATGGAGCCGACCAAGCGCAACCGCCGCGTCGTGGAAAGTTATCTGCATCTCTATCGCAATCTGTTACCGGTGCTGACGATGGAGGATGTGCGGACGATCGTGGTCACCTCAACGCATGAACAGGAAGGGAAATCGACGATCTTGACCCATCTGGGCATCTTGATGGCCCAAAACGGTCATGGGGTGCTGATGATCGACGCGAATGCGGAACATCCGACCTTGCATGGCATCATGCCGGGCGAGGGAGAGGAAGGGCTGTGCGATCTCCTGCTGGGGACGGTCACGGCTGACCAAGCGATTCGCCCATCGGTGATTGCAGGGCTCGATGTGTTGCCGCTCGGCAAAGCGTCGCTTGGCGCCCTGCGCAAGTTTGCCGAAGGTGGACTCGATCATATGCTGCCAGACCTTCGCGAGCGCTATGACATCATTCTGATCGACAGTGGTGCGATCAGCTCCTCCCTGTTGCCAAATACACTGGCCAAAAGTGCTGACGGTGTGCTCTTCGTCTTCCGCAGCGGCAAAGTCGCCCGGGAGGAAGGTGCTGTCGCCGTAGCTGGATTGCGGCAAAGCGATGCCAAAATCCTCGGCGCTGTTCTCAATAAAAATGAAGGCAAACCGGGTCGTCCACCGTTCCTCTTAGAACGAGTGTTGCAAAAGGACATTGAACTGAATCGGGCATAA
- a CDS encoding glycosyltransferase yields the protein MNILIVLPPNQPSGGNWTYSGRLQRNLRPHGINITIKPLDQVSDPDFSAADIIHAYNAYVTGRHIVKDAKRHNKPLVLTMTGTDVNEHLGHPDTSATMSEAVDYSSAIVFLTLDAKDRLAIIRPKAADKSYVINLGIDLPQGAGKTRADFDIADDDFLFLLVAGLRPVKRPLDAFEPLKRVHEQHPQVRFVLVGPVLDDHVGAEVEAAFADSPFARYLGSVPYEEIADLYRVADVVMNTSSSEGLSHALLEAMSIGKAVLASDVPGNRDLITDGENGFLYDDEAALTEKASLLVTDPLVVEKLSQGALKTIATHFSLERERDTFLEMYRSIRQCSPCSSQTP from the coding sequence ATGAACATCCTGATCGTTCTCCCGCCCAACCAGCCTTCAGGCGGCAATTGGACTTATTCAGGGCGTCTGCAACGAAACTTGCGCCCGCACGGTATCAACATCACGATCAAACCTCTCGATCAAGTGTCCGACCCGGATTTTTCGGCGGCTGACATCATACACGCCTACAATGCCTACGTCACCGGACGCCACATTGTCAAGGATGCCAAGCGTCACAACAAACCGCTGGTGCTGACGATGACTGGCACCGATGTCAACGAACACCTCGGGCATCCTGACACGTCCGCCACGATGAGCGAAGCGGTCGATTATTCATCGGCGATCGTCTTTTTGACCCTCGATGCCAAAGATCGTCTCGCCATCATCCGTCCAAAAGCGGCAGACAAGTCTTACGTGATCAACCTTGGGATCGACCTACCGCAGGGAGCAGGCAAAACGCGTGCCGATTTCGACATAGCGGATGACGATTTTCTGTTCCTGCTCGTCGCAGGTCTGCGCCCGGTAAAGCGTCCGCTCGATGCGTTCGAACCGTTGAAGCGCGTGCATGAGCAACATCCGCAGGTGCGCTTCGTGCTGGTCGGCCCGGTGCTCGATGATCATGTGGGCGCCGAAGTTGAGGCCGCATTTGCGGACAGCCCGTTTGCCCGCTATCTCGGTTCGGTGCCTTATGAAGAAATCGCCGATCTGTACCGCGTAGCCGACGTGGTGATGAACACCTCGTCCTCCGAGGGACTCTCCCATGCCCTGCTCGAAGCGATGTCGATCGGAAAAGCGGTGCTCGCCTCAGACGTGCCAGGCAACCGCGACCTGATCACCGACGGTGAAAATGGCTTCCTCTATGATGACGAAGCAGCGTTGACTGAAAAGGCCAGCCTGCTCGTGACCGATCCGCTCGTGGTGGAAAAACTGAGCCAAGGGGCACTGAAGACTATCGCCACACATTTCTCGTTGGAGCGTGAACGCGATACATTTTTGGAGATGTACCGCTCGATCAGACAATGCTCGCCATGTAGTAGCCAAACACCATAG
- a CDS encoding response regulator transcription factor, with protein sequence MEEAKRIFVVDDDPNIRLIITRYLEAEGYKVKQFVNGEQLLTAVADEEPDMVILDLMMPGIDGFEVCRTLRAKSQLPIIMVSAKDDEVDRIVGLELGSDDYLSKPFSPRELVARVKTVFRRYYAGLAVNLPSESEAAGGLRLKDIALFPEERKVICQEVDMELTAKEFDLLHFFVGHLNKAFTREQLLTQIWGFDYLGDERAIDDLVKRLRKKLKGAGSQLEITTVWGYGYKVEA encoded by the coding sequence ATGGAGGAGGCGAAACGGATTTTCGTGGTGGATGATGATCCGAACATCCGTCTGATCATCACGCGTTATTTGGAAGCGGAAGGGTACAAAGTCAAGCAGTTTGTAAACGGAGAGCAATTGTTGACTGCGGTCGCTGACGAGGAGCCCGACATGGTGATTTTAGACCTGATGATGCCGGGAATTGACGGCTTTGAAGTCTGTCGCACGTTGCGTGCCAAGAGCCAGCTCCCAATCATCATGGTCTCAGCCAAAGATGATGAAGTGGATCGGATCGTCGGTCTCGAACTAGGCAGCGACGATTATCTGTCCAAACCGTTTTCGCCGCGTGAGCTGGTCGCCCGGGTCAAGACGGTGTTTCGCCGCTATTATGCCGGACTGGCAGTCAATCTGCCGAGCGAATCGGAAGCGGCAGGAGGGTTGCGTCTCAAAGATATCGCCCTGTTTCCGGAAGAGCGCAAAGTGATCTGCCAAGAGGTGGATATGGAGTTGACAGCAAAAGAGTTCGACCTTTTGCACTTTTTCGTCGGACATCTTAACAAAGCGTTCACCCGCGAGCAGCTGTTGACCCAAATCTGGGGATTCGATTATCTCGGTGATGAGCGAGCGATCGATGACCTTGTCAAACGATTGCGTAAGAAGCTAAAAGGAGCCGGGTCGCAATTGGAAATCACCACCGTTTGGGGATACGGTTACAAGGTCGAAGCATGA
- a CDS encoding sensor histidine kinase — MKQWSIRTKLILSYLLLVVVALAISGGMFYALVNKAVTKQAIDSLITGGHNFLEMLEEEDLPFSDGSMTDRMKRKIKLSLASRTTTASYVIARIEGGHTVMTTNLDGMKRGDKFQYPLEGLKDQESLTDRVTVADHEYLIYATRMNELKDYALVLLAPHEIVSSVIKDMLRLLLIGFVLTSVVVVLLGVILSRSLTKPVSVLGEQMRRLAKRDFTPPQIVRTGDEIEEVSRTFASMVAELKSYDLAQRRFLQNASHELKTPLMAIQGYAEGIKDGIFQGEEASVGLEVIAQESTRLKGVVDELIYLSKLETMEAIYHPSEFECTEFVEDSLTRVRSLALQKGVELQLHGYGVYQIKADRDKLMQAMLNLLSNGIRHARSQVDVRLAKKAGMLSITIRDDGEGYRGSFETIFERFSTGVKGETGLGLAIVKAIVEKSNGTIRAANHPQGGAEFHIELPLS, encoded by the coding sequence ATGAAACAGTGGAGCATTCGAACCAAATTGATCCTCTCCTATCTCCTGCTTGTCGTCGTGGCGCTGGCGATCTCCGGCGGAATGTTTTACGCGCTGGTCAACAAGGCGGTGACCAAGCAGGCGATCGATTCATTGATCACGGGCGGGCATAATTTTTTGGAAATGTTAGAAGAGGAAGACTTGCCGTTTAGCGATGGGAGCATGACCGATCGGATGAAGCGCAAGATCAAGCTATCCCTCGCCTCACGCACCACTACAGCCTCCTATGTGATCGCCCGCATCGAAGGTGGTCATACGGTGATGACGACCAATCTCGATGGAATGAAGCGCGGAGATAAATTTCAGTACCCGCTTGAGGGGTTAAAAGATCAGGAATCGCTAACCGACCGTGTCACGGTCGCCGATCATGAGTACCTGATCTATGCGACGCGAATGAACGAATTGAAAGACTATGCGCTCGTTCTGCTCGCCCCGCACGAAATCGTCAGTAGCGTGATCAAAGACATGCTGCGCCTGCTTTTGATCGGTTTTGTGCTGACTTCGGTGGTGGTCGTGTTGCTGGGAGTCATACTGTCGCGGTCACTGACCAAGCCGGTGAGCGTGCTTGGTGAGCAGATGCGCAGGTTGGCCAAGCGTGATTTTACCCCGCCGCAGATCGTGCGCACCGGGGATGAAATCGAAGAGGTCTCTCGTACCTTCGCTTCGATGGTAGCAGAGTTGAAAAGCTACGACCTCGCCCAACGCCGCTTTTTGCAAAATGCGTCCCATGAATTGAAAACGCCGCTGATGGCGATTCAAGGTTATGCGGAAGGGATCAAAGACGGAATTTTCCAAGGCGAAGAAGCATCGGTTGGGCTGGAAGTGATCGCGCAGGAGTCTACGCGCTTAAAAGGGGTGGTCGATGAGCTGATCTACCTCTCGAAGCTGGAGACGATGGAAGCGATCTACCATCCCAGCGAGTTTGAATGCACAGAGTTTGTCGAAGACTCTCTGACCCGCGTCCGTTCACTCGCTCTGCAAAAAGGTGTCGAACTGCAACTGCACGGCTACGGTGTCTATCAGATCAAAGCTGACCGTGACAAACTGATGCAGGCGATGCTCAACTTGCTATCCAATGGCATTCGTCATGCCCGCTCGCAAGTCGATGTCAGACTGGCGAAAAAAGCTGGCATGCTGTCGATCACGATCCGAGACGATGGGGAAGGTTATCGCGGGTCGTTTGAGACGATCTTTGAGCGCTTTTCCACAGGAGTCAAAGGCGAGACGGGGCTTGGCCTGGCGATCGTCAAAGCGATCGTCGAAAAATCAAACGGTACGATCCGCGCCGCCAATCATCCGCAGGGCGGGGCTGAATTTCACATCGAATTGCCACTTTCCTGA
- a CDS encoding tetratricopeptide repeat protein — translation MNLMLDQIIATEVSTAVSDVLAGKPSGKTIWIDNGDPADLDETFASFAGVDGYFYRTTLTLLDRTIFGTIKELLLLTKPLWSQWEWIRRDYYHEMNGLFPGSYEGLPDVYQVTYSWSELRLNRDIQWGYRIMHFAAHVLKEVAQHKPLVIALHDIQHADRLSLQTIYHLLHNLKAERVVLVMQKRPYDTVGRQITSDNGQAIEKLLGVIADALKPLHLIGSKSDGPDLAPSSQAGEQTVDSIREVVEQMRRGEWDTEKYKDQLASTMLYYNLDAVLTLGDEMLAHLPVLPAEEERAIRFHIWRQKGVALAFMEMYPEAIHAFTLMNDYAGHLSESTKAYHLLALCYGKRVGRWDIAKQFLHEGIRMTEGHSDFDTVYERCWLFNFLAYVTYLHDRNIPLALEYANTAYEGIKPFSHMAKGENVMEELEDPKVPLRLFYNLSINISYLHYFGKDYDSAIELWQNTVGDSVKNIPDVYKKEFFYFEGNILNRMGKKEESLASFERTYKIAMLNADSFNAEISVRPLAVTYFQLERFDQALQWYERSLSLKRELGDNRLTNTYMSIILCHLKLGNDEQAQSVFHEAQELLPPRFAELFVKGEVVAHANEYLDYGSYILNQSISQMII, via the coding sequence ATGAACTTGATGCTGGATCAAATCATCGCCACCGAAGTTTCGACCGCCGTGAGCGATGTGCTCGCAGGCAAGCCCTCCGGTAAGACCATCTGGATCGATAACGGAGATCCGGCCGATCTCGATGAGACATTTGCCTCGTTTGCAGGCGTGGACGGTTATTTTTACCGCACTACGCTCACGCTGCTCGACCGCACGATTTTCGGCACGATCAAAGAACTGCTGTTGCTAACGAAGCCACTCTGGTCGCAATGGGAATGGATTCGGCGCGACTACTACCACGAAATGAACGGTCTGTTTCCAGGCAGTTACGAAGGCTTGCCCGATGTTTACCAAGTCACGTACTCGTGGTCTGAACTTCGCTTGAATCGCGACATTCAATGGGGCTACCGCATCATGCATTTCGCAGCGCACGTGCTCAAAGAAGTAGCACAGCACAAACCGCTGGTGATCGCCCTGCACGACATTCAGCATGCTGACCGCCTGTCCTTGCAGACGATCTATCACCTGCTGCACAATCTGAAGGCGGAGCGAGTCGTTCTCGTTATGCAAAAGCGCCCCTATGACACGGTGGGCCGTCAGATCACGTCCGACAACGGTCAAGCGATTGAAAAATTGCTCGGGGTTATCGCCGATGCTTTGAAGCCGTTGCATTTGATCGGCTCGAAAAGCGATGGACCAGATCTGGCTCCCTCCTCACAAGCAGGAGAGCAGACGGTCGATTCGATCCGCGAGGTGGTCGAACAGATGCGCCGCGGTGAGTGGGATACGGAGAAATATAAGGATCAACTTGCCTCTACGATGCTCTATTATAACTTGGACGCAGTGCTAACCCTTGGCGATGAAATGCTCGCTCATCTGCCAGTGCTCCCCGCCGAAGAGGAACGAGCGATCCGCTTTCACATCTGGCGCCAAAAAGGGGTGGCCTTGGCATTTATGGAAATGTACCCAGAGGCGATCCACGCTTTCACCCTGATGAACGACTATGCGGGCCATCTGTCGGAGAGCACGAAAGCGTATCATCTGCTCGCCCTCTGCTATGGCAAGCGCGTCGGGCGCTGGGACATCGCCAAACAGTTCCTGCACGAGGGAATCCGCATGACCGAAGGGCACTCCGATTTTGACACCGTCTACGAGCGCTGCTGGCTGTTCAACTTCCTCGCCTATGTCACCTACCTGCACGACCGCAACATTCCGCTTGCGCTCGAATACGCCAACACAGCCTACGAGGGCATCAAGCCGTTCTCGCACATGGCAAAAGGCGAAAATGTCATGGAAGAACTGGAAGACCCGAAAGTGCCGCTGCGCCTGTTTTACAACCTGTCGATCAACATTTCGTACCTGCACTACTTCGGCAAGGATTACGACAGTGCGATCGAACTCTGGCAAAACACGGTCGGTGACTCGGTCAAAAACATTCCAGATGTCTACAAAAAGGAATTTTTCTACTTCGAAGGCAACATCTTAAACCGCATGGGCAAGAAAGAGGAATCGTTGGCCTCCTTCGAGCGGACGTACAAGATTGCAATGCTGAACGCCGACTCCTTCAATGCGGAGATTAGCGTTCGACCGCTGGCCGTCACCTACTTCCAGTTGGAGCGCTTCGATCAAGCGTTGCAATGGTACGAGCGTTCCCTTTCCTTAAAACGCGAATTGGGTGACAATCGCCTGACCAACACCTACATGTCGATCATTCTCTGCCACCTGAAGCTCGGCAACGACGAGCAGGCGCAAAGCGTCTTCCATGAGGCACAGGAACTGTTGCCGCCACGCTTCGCTGAACTGTTTGTCAAAGGCGAAGTGGTCGCACATGCCAACGAATACTTGGACTACGGTTCGTACATTTTGAACCAGTCGATCTCGCAGATGATCATCTAA
- a CDS encoding MFS transporter, which produces MSNPLTQPTQPQPKQAYRFYYLLFGLLFSRLGNNIYMLALPWLAYDLTGSSVQMGAVFAFETLPFLLLLPLGGVIIDRSDRRKIMMVCDIARMLLIVSIPLLYWMDLLSMPYLFALSFVLSTLSFFVDISLSAVIPNLVDKDQLIKSNGQLQLVDNTIRLLGPILAGALLAAIGTSLSIFICAFSYLVMALCVFLIGSIPKPDLSGQEPKTIWQDMKSGFAYGWNRIDLRAIGAISMFCNFGLGLVMSTLVFYLRDTLGADEYRVGLVFSSVGIFGILGALISQPLTKRFRRGQLLSTLMTFGGLIGGGLIALVPHWIATGLGLGVLLGSVVVMNVILNAYKQGNIDNQMFGRVEGAITSISNCCIPLAGMVGGVTIGMASGSVITYLLATAMIVASGLISFFTPLRKIA; this is translated from the coding sequence ATGTCTAATCCGTTGACGCAGCCAACTCAACCACAGCCCAAACAAGCCTACCGTTTTTACTACCTGTTGTTCGGGTTGCTTTTTTCTCGTCTTGGCAACAACATCTACATGCTCGCACTTCCCTGGCTGGCCTATGATCTGACGGGGTCGTCGGTGCAGATGGGAGCGGTGTTCGCTTTTGAAACCTTGCCGTTCCTGCTATTGTTGCCGCTTGGTGGCGTGATCATCGACCGTTCTGATCGCCGTAAGATCATGATGGTCTGCGATATAGCTCGTATGTTATTGATCGTTTCGATTCCGTTGCTCTATTGGATGGATCTGCTGTCCATGCCTTATCTTTTCGCATTGTCCTTTGTGCTCTCTACGCTCTCCTTCTTTGTCGATATTTCCTTGTCTGCGGTCATCCCGAATCTGGTCGATAAGGATCAACTGATCAAATCGAATGGTCAACTGCAGTTGGTTGACAACACGATTCGCCTGCTCGGGCCGATCCTCGCCGGTGCTCTGCTCGCAGCGATCGGCACGTCGCTTTCCATCTTCATCTGCGCTTTCAGTTACTTGGTGATGGCGCTCTGCGTCTTCCTGATCGGATCGATTCCAAAGCCGGATCTGTCTGGCCAAGAACCGAAAACGATCTGGCAGGATATGAAATCAGGGTTTGCGTACGGATGGAACCGCATCGACCTGCGGGCGATCGGCGCGATCTCGATGTTCTGCAATTTTGGGCTCGGGCTGGTCATGTCAACGCTGGTCTTCTACCTGCGCGACACGTTGGGCGCGGATGAATATCGAGTCGGTCTGGTGTTCTCCTCGGTCGGCATTTTCGGTATCCTCGGCGCCTTGATCAGCCAACCGCTGACCAAGCGCTTTCGTCGCGGCCAGCTGCTCAGCACGCTGATGACCTTTGGCGGCTTGATCGGCGGCGGTCTGATCGCTTTGGTACCGCACTGGATCGCGACCGGGCTTGGTCTGGGCGTACTGCTCGGCAGCGTGGTGGTGATGAACGTGATTTTGAACGCCTACAAGCAAGGCAACATCGATAACCAGATGTTCGGCCGCGTGGAAGGTGCGATCACCTCGATCTCCAACTGCTGCATTCCACTGGCCGGTATGGTCGGCGGGGTCACCATCGGCATGGCCAGCGGTTCGGTGATCACCTATCTGCTGGCAACCGCCATGATCGTCGCATCCGGGTTGATTTCCTTTTTCACGCCATTACGTAAAATCGCTTAG
- a CDS encoding flavoprotein — MDINKVLVGISGSIGAVEIQNYLTALRSTWGASVHVIMTESAASMLQSSTVNYFIDGNVFLKSTDSTDQFKIPHIHLTAWADLMVIIPASANIVGKVANGIADDLLSTAAMAAKCPVVFCPNMNEHMLNRPAMQRNLRRLKEDGYLIVEPGGEDAIQLSTGQRVQGAMPSYSQFIPRLEEILRGQGLYV; from the coding sequence TTGGACATCAACAAAGTGCTCGTAGGCATTTCCGGGTCGATCGGCGCAGTAGAAATTCAAAACTATCTCACAGCTCTTCGCAGCACTTGGGGCGCAAGCGTACATGTCATTATGACCGAAAGTGCCGCCTCGATGCTCCAAAGCAGCACGGTCAACTATTTCATCGATGGAAATGTGTTTTTAAAATCGACCGACTCGACCGACCAATTTAAAATTCCGCACATTCATCTGACCGCTTGGGCCGACCTGATGGTGATTATCCCGGCCAGCGCCAACATCGTGGGCAAGGTAGCCAACGGCATTGCTGATGATCTGCTCTCCACCGCTGCGATGGCGGCGAAGTGTCCGGTCGTATTTTGCCCGAACATGAACGAACACATGCTCAATCGCCCTGCGATGCAGCGCAACTTGCGCCGACTTAAAGAGGACGGCTACCTGATCGTCGAACCAGGCGGAGAAGACGCGATCCAGCTCTCCACTGGACAAAGAGTGCAAGGTGCGATGCCTTCCTATAGCCAGTTTATCCCGCGTTTAGAAGAGATTTTAAGGGGGCAAGGGCTGTATGTCTAA
- the fabI gene encoding enoyl-ACP reductase FabI, whose translation MNQLLAGKKFLIMGVANDRSIAWAIAKALHEAGATLAFSYQGERLESRVQKLVETTMPGSSLISVDVTRDEEITAAFGQLKAEWGTMDGVVHSLAYAKAEDLEGSFVNTSREGFLLAHDISAYSLVTIAKEAKEMMTEGGSIITMTYIGGERIVSNYNVMGVAKAALEHSVRYLANDLGPQGIRVNAISAGPINTLAARGVKNFTSILPQVAEKSPLRRNITQEEVAKTALFLASDLASGITGETIHVDAGYHIMG comes from the coding sequence ATGAACCAACTGTTAGCCGGTAAAAAGTTCTTGATCATGGGCGTTGCCAATGACCGCTCGATTGCTTGGGCGATCGCCAAAGCGCTGCACGAAGCGGGCGCAACCCTCGCATTCAGCTACCAAGGGGAGCGTTTGGAATCCCGTGTACAAAAGCTCGTGGAAACGACCATGCCGGGCTCGTCGTTGATTTCTGTCGATGTCACCCGCGACGAAGAAATCACCGCTGCGTTTGGTCAGCTCAAGGCAGAATGGGGCACGATGGATGGGGTCGTTCACTCCTTGGCGTACGCAAAAGCTGAGGATTTGGAAGGCAGCTTTGTCAACACGTCCCGCGAAGGCTTCTTGCTCGCACATGACATCTCGGCATATTCGCTGGTCACCATCGCCAAGGAAGCAAAAGAGATGATGACAGAAGGCGGCTCGATCATCACGATGACCTATATCGGTGGTGAGCGCATCGTCAGCAACTATAACGTGATGGGTGTGGCCAAAGCAGCGCTGGAACATAGCGTGCGCTACCTCGCCAATGACCTCGGTCCGCAGGGCATCCGCGTCAACGCGATCTCCGCAGGTCCGATCAACACGCTCGCTGCGCGCGGCGTGAAAAACTTCACGTCGATCCTCCCGCAAGTGGCAGAAAAATCCCCGCTGCGCCGCAACATCACGCAGGAAGAAGTCGCCAAGACCGCGCTGTTCCTCGCTTCCGACTTGGCCAGCGGCATCACCGGCGAAACGATTCACGTGGACGCTGGCTACCACATCATGGGCTAA
- a CDS encoding DUF4178 domain-containing protein: MGFFDKIKGIFGADKPKGLEQRTLVNLKVGDIISIDLTDYEVTGITIYRGGSKQRIGYLLNDAGRKCFLLVETKEVIRAFLYETIQARLANPEAVNYEMIYDGLSYFEKVRGESNVNVIGQSAFNTVDPVHWWMHVADSGQAMLIEWQNGETIFRIGAPIKADHITIFANN; this comes from the coding sequence ATGGGATTTTTCGATAAGATAAAAGGAATTTTTGGCGCTGACAAACCGAAGGGTTTGGAACAACGAACATTGGTCAACCTAAAAGTTGGCGATATCATTTCGATCGACCTGACCGATTACGAGGTGACAGGTATCACGATCTATCGCGGCGGCTCCAAGCAACGCATCGGGTATCTGCTGAACGATGCCGGCCGCAAGTGCTTCTTGCTCGTCGAGACGAAAGAGGTCATCCGAGCTTTCCTGTATGAAACGATTCAAGCTCGTCTTGCCAACCCTGAAGCGGTCAACTACGAGATGATCTACGACGGGTTGTCCTATTTTGAAAAAGTGCGCGGAGAGTCGAACGTCAACGTGATCGGCCAAAGCGCATTTAACACGGTCGATCCGGTCCATTGGTGGATGCACGTTGCCGATAGCGGGCAGGCAATGTTAATCGAATGGCAAAACGGAGAGACGATCTTTCGCATCGGAGCCCCGATCAAAGCGGACCACATCACGATCTTCGCCAACAACTAA
- a CDS encoding YidC/Oxa1 family membrane protein insertase, whose product MSNWAVVQFLAGLLHPVLNTIEGVVHDWGLAVILFTLLVRLVFFPISVRQARFAWKNRKFSKAIKELRTRFADKPERLREETTRLALEHKFNPFGALGTAILQMPIFAAVYALFYHFGADITSVLIPWASALGHNDSTHVLPMIAALFTAGGALVPLIQPEAVEQMAALKKLTPMLMMLPLMLFVLWKAPVAISLYMGTTALWGMLERTFLRSAFAVKRFRLDPDAIFSSGQGGVIATEDETKKA is encoded by the coding sequence ATGAGCAACTGGGCCGTTGTACAATTTCTAGCTGGGCTGCTACATCCTGTTTTGAACACGATCGAAGGAGTTGTTCACGACTGGGGACTGGCTGTCATTTTGTTTACCTTATTGGTTCGACTGGTCTTTTTCCCCATTTCGGTGCGTCAAGCACGGTTCGCATGGAAAAACCGCAAATTCTCTAAAGCGATCAAGGAGTTGCGCACGCGTTTTGCCGATAAGCCGGAGCGACTGCGCGAAGAGACGACCCGACTCGCCTTGGAACACAAGTTCAACCCGTTTGGCGCGCTCGGCACGGCGATCTTGCAAATGCCGATCTTCGCTGCGGTGTATGCGTTGTTTTATCACTTTGGAGCAGACATCACGTCGGTGCTGATCCCGTGGGCTTCGGCGCTCGGTCACAACGACTCCACACACGTGCTCCCGATGATCGCTGCCCTGTTCACCGCAGGTGGTGCCTTGGTGCCGCTGATCCAGCCGGAAGCGGTTGAGCAGATGGCTGCGCTCAAAAAACTGACGCCGATGCTGATGATGCTGCCGCTGATGTTGTTCGTGCTTTGGAAAGCGCCGGTGGCGATCTCCTTGTACATGGGCACCACGGCGCTTTGGGGAATGCTTGAGCGCACATTTTTGCGAAGCGCGTTTGCTGTCAAGCGCTTCCGCCTCGATCCGGACGCGATTTTCTCGTCTGGGCAGGGAGGAGTCATAGCTACAGAAGACGAAACAAAAAAAGCGTAG